One Salvia splendens isolate huo1 chromosome 1, SspV2, whole genome shotgun sequence genomic window, TCCTAGCTCTTGGAGAATGGCCAACTATTACTTTTTCAAGCACGTGTTTTGCATTAACTAATTCACCATCAGGATAAATGGCTTTTGGACTTTTCTCCAATTGATTGATTCGACAATCCAAATCCTTTAATTGGTCGCTTGAATGCGGAGTTTCCCCAAatgcatatttctcaatatcAGGCATTTCATCATCACCAATTGGATAAGTTAGTGAATCATTCAAATTGCATTTGAGAGGAGGGTACATCTCATTTACATAGTCAAACTGACCTTCAATGTCCTCAATCATGCTGTAGTTGCGGGTCATAGCCTGGACGACTCCATCAACTTCAGTCTCTGAGAGCCCATAGCTCAACATCTTATGTCTATATGCCTCAATCTCAAATGAAAGTGTCTGTATTGCTTCCTCCCTCTTATACAACATATCCTCCAATCCCAACGTCTCCTGCTGATCATGAGCCATTTTCTCCTCTGCAAACCTCTTAAATTGCCTTAATTCCATCTGAAACTCCGCTTTATCCTTCTGAAGCTTCAGAATCATTGAGAGAGCTTCATTAGCAGCCGTGGACGCAGCATTCCTCTCCTCCTCCAACTCAGAAATTAGGTCCTCAATGGTCTGCTGCTGGCTGATCACCATCTCACGGAGAGCCGTACATTCATTTCCTATCTCTACACGGGCAATTTGGGTGGAGAGGCAGGTTTCTTCCTCAAATTCATCACATTTTCGCTTCACAGCCTGACCACCAGTCCTCTCCATCATCGAAGAATCGTTGCAATCGCAGTTGCTGTCACAGCATTTTATCTCGCTGGCCGATGTGGGAGAATACCCAGACTGGCTAAACCCTCAATTCCACCATACTTTCTTCAAAGTAATCAATACTCCCCGCGCTGAATACtcgacaaataaataaatacttataaaacaaacaaatttcCAGCAGGTTATAAATAAATTTCCGGTTCGTTGCTGCAAAACAGAAAACATGTATCGTTCCGGATCAAAATAATATCCTCATGATCcctaaaaatgtaaaaatatactattatcCTAGAAAATTCCAGACGAAAATATAATGTAAAAAttccagacaaaatctgaaTTTGTCCTCCATCTTCAGGCGCAAAGAAAAATAGGTATTTCAATTAGTAAGTGTGTGCATGTGTGATTTGGTTACCTAGCAGCTCTGATATAAACAAATGCGGCCAAACGAAGTTCAAATCCTCCGAGAAAAATGCCTTCCATTGCGAGTCCTGGAAATGGATTAGGTCGGAGGTGGCTGCTGATTCAAATTTCGCGGCAAAAAATGGAGAATTGAGGTAAAGAGAGGAGGGGGAACACAA contains:
- the LOC121798535 gene encoding myosin-binding protein 7-like, translating into MMERTGGQAVKRKCDEFEEETCLSTQIARVEIGNECTALREMVISQQQTIEDLISELEEERNAASTAANEALSMILKLQKDKAEFQMELRQFKRFAEEKMAHDQQETLGLEDMLYKREEAIQTLSFEIEAYRHKMLSYGLSETEVDGVVQAMTRNYSMIEDIEGQFDYVNEMYPPLKCNLNDSLTYPIGDDEMPDIEKYAFGETPHSSDQLKDLDCRINQLEKSPKAIYPDGELVNAKHVLEKVIVGHSPRARKFCTDGQQSPFAMAKEKGPEFSKYYSPKFAGSFKKSVFSYIEENPRKADNASEYGDESCDRVCTVDSVQQRPIHNQPMSCNASSFGVGGDEELNYSSSKDLEIQKLYARLHSLEADRESMRQAIISMGTEKAQVVLLKEIAQNLCKEMSPKNTPLRKQHETRKFTFVSIFKWIVPIFSWRRKGRRARYMFGLSANNIGMLVLLDRSPRVGLWRHQFITNTQN